Proteins from a single region of Candidatus Rubrimentiphilum sp.:
- the miaA gene encoding tRNA (adenosine(37)-N6)-dimethylallyltransferase MiaA has translation MTGSSGVLVIAGPTASGKTELAIALAQRYNAEIVSADSRQIYRGMPIGTAAPTAEQLATVRHHLVGFLDPHERYSAARFAADAVRAIRDIQARGKRAIVAGGTGFYIRALTGAVGLAPQHDEELRARLVREAQLHDAEFLHGWLALRDKDRAQMIHPQDAYRVLRALEVALAPESIRREGPIQSLVTDGILFLKVYLEVDEAQLEERIARRTDAMLAADFLEEAERIGASAVAASAVGYPQALAFLSGWCTQDEMRALLVRATRRYAKRQATWFRSEPDLLTAPARDVERLAREKLAWV, from the coding sequence ATGACCGGATCTTCCGGCGTACTGGTAATCGCCGGACCGACCGCGTCGGGGAAGACCGAGCTTGCGATCGCGCTCGCGCAGCGGTACAACGCCGAGATCGTGAGCGCCGACTCTCGCCAAATCTACCGCGGCATGCCGATCGGAACCGCGGCACCCACCGCCGAGCAACTCGCAACCGTGCGGCATCATCTCGTCGGGTTCTTGGATCCGCACGAGCGTTACTCGGCGGCACGTTTTGCCGCCGACGCAGTGAGGGCGATTCGCGACATTCAGGCGCGCGGCAAGCGCGCAATCGTCGCGGGCGGCACCGGCTTTTACATTCGAGCACTCACCGGCGCAGTCGGGCTGGCGCCGCAACACGATGAAGAGCTCCGGGCGCGACTAGTTCGCGAAGCGCAGCTGCACGATGCGGAGTTTTTGCACGGCTGGCTGGCGCTGCGCGACAAAGATCGTGCGCAGATGATTCATCCGCAAGATGCATACCGTGTTTTGCGCGCGCTCGAAGTCGCGCTGGCGCCGGAGTCAATCCGCCGGGAAGGGCCGATACAATCGCTGGTGACGGACGGCATTCTATTTCTCAAGGTGTATCTGGAAGTCGACGAGGCACAGTTGGAAGAACGCATCGCGCGCCGCACGGATGCGATGCTGGCGGCAGATTTCTTGGAGGAAGCCGAGCGCATCGGCGCAAGTGCGGTGGCCGCCAGCGCCGTGGGCTACCCGCAAGCTCTCGCCTTTCTGAGCGGCTGGTGCACGCAAGACGAAATGAGAGCGCTGCTCGTTCGAGCCACACGGCGCTACGCAAAACGGCAGGCGACGTGGTTTCGCAGCGAACCTGATTTGCTGACGGCTCCGGCGCGCGACGTAGAAAGGCTGGCAAGGGAAAAGCTCGCGTGGGTTTGA
- the hfq gene encoding RNA chaperone Hfq produces the protein MPGSLQDSYLAEIRRQGVAVTIYLVNGFQLRGVVKGFDPFTILIEYERKTHLIYKHAVSTISPQGPFSTPGDGPAATPEAAEATTS, from the coding sequence ATGCCGGGCAGCCTGCAAGACTCATACCTCGCCGAAATACGACGGCAAGGCGTTGCGGTCACGATCTATTTGGTCAACGGCTTCCAATTGCGCGGGGTCGTCAAAGGTTTCGATCCGTTCACGATCCTGATCGAATACGAGCGCAAGACGCATCTGATTTACAAGCACGCCGTCTCGACTATTTCACCGCAGGGTCCATTTTCAACACCGGGTGACGGTCCGGCGGCGACGCCGGAAGCCGCCGAGGCCACGACCTCGTAA
- the dapF gene encoding diaminopimelate epimerase translates to MAVTKMHGTFNDFAVIDERKSGQIEDPASFARRICDRRGGIGCDGLILIQPSTAADVWMRIYNADGTEAEMCGNGLRCVVRYLSELGEGDRFRIETIAGIIPAQVLTAGDVYHVRAQIGVPHIKPKALPFPNAVYVEVGNPHVVILESALDVLDLVAVAAQLQPLFPSGVNVHLAVVLDGQTLDVRHWERGVGLTQACGTGAAACAAAAMHLGLAKSPVEVRVPGGVLRIEWDGKHEAFLTGPAVRVFDTTIAARHAAPV, encoded by the coding sequence GTGGCCGTGACCAAGATGCACGGCACGTTCAACGACTTCGCCGTCATCGATGAACGCAAATCCGGTCAAATAGAAGATCCGGCCTCTTTCGCGCGCCGCATCTGCGATCGCCGCGGCGGCATCGGCTGCGACGGATTGATTCTCATTCAGCCTTCCACTGCAGCGGATGTATGGATGCGCATCTACAATGCCGACGGGACCGAGGCGGAGATGTGCGGCAATGGACTGCGCTGCGTGGTGCGTTACCTTTCCGAGCTCGGTGAAGGCGATCGCTTCCGCATTGAAACCATTGCGGGCATCATTCCGGCTCAAGTCTTGACTGCGGGCGATGTCTATCACGTACGTGCGCAGATTGGCGTGCCGCACATAAAACCCAAAGCTCTGCCGTTTCCGAACGCGGTCTACGTGGAAGTGGGCAATCCGCACGTCGTCATTCTTGAAAGCGCGCTCGACGTGCTGGATCTTGTTGCGGTTGCCGCGCAGCTGCAGCCACTGTTTCCCAGCGGCGTCAACGTGCATCTGGCCGTCGTCTTGGATGGCCAGACGCTCGATGTCCGGCACTGGGAGCGCGGCGTTGGACTAACGCAAGCTTGCGGCACGGGCGCCGCGGCCTGCGCCGCCGCGGCCATGCATCTCGGTCTGGCGAAAAGCCCGGTTGAAGTCCGCGTTCCGGGCGGCGTTCTCAGAATAGAGTGGGACGGCAAACACGAAGCCTTCCTGACAGGCCCGGCGGTTCGCGTCTTTGACACGACGATCGCGGCGCGGCATGCTGCACCCGTCTGA
- a CDS encoding GNAT family N-acetyltransferase: protein MLHPSDDLAVSVRDALPADAERLVTLALQLGYEVPLAHVEAILRSSEADRAIMVAVVPRAGVVGWIVVTHHETLIASRRAHVEGLVVEDEFRGNRIGALLIEAAEEWARKRGCTTLRLLSNVIRERAHTFYARLGYDVIKTEYVFQKNL, encoded by the coding sequence ATGCTGCACCCGTCTGACGATCTAGCAGTCTCCGTACGCGATGCCTTGCCGGCGGATGCCGAACGCCTGGTCACGCTCGCCCTGCAGCTCGGTTACGAGGTTCCGCTCGCGCACGTCGAGGCGATCTTGCGCTCGAGCGAGGCGGATCGCGCGATCATGGTGGCGGTCGTCCCCCGCGCCGGCGTGGTCGGCTGGATAGTCGTTACTCACCATGAGACGCTGATTGCCAGCCGCCGTGCGCACGTCGAAGGTTTGGTCGTCGAGGACGAATTCCGCGGCAATCGCATTGGGGCGCTGCTCATCGAAGCCGCCGAAGAGTGGGCGCGTAAACGCGGATGCACGACCCTGCGCTTGCTCTCAAACGTCATCCGGGAACGCGCGCACACGTTTTATGCCCGCCTCGGCTACGACGTGATTAAAACCGAATACGTTTTTCAAAAAAACCTGTGA
- a CDS encoding radical SAM protein gives MIGLAYCDKAGRIFYDEKREPLADGGIVRRVDDVELLPAPPGAVPMVLPARHPRLRESVAHRRQTLAVMLPAGYTRLLLPAYECDADAPALPLFGYTFACAIGEQLHVAAMRTDESEDWQPRDFKPGQLEDLVEKRLKTAEQNRVLRQLSKCSLEYHCFTAQNVFLERGEAALPVSPTCNARCVGCISEQEPDSGVPSPQARIAEEMTARELAQIAIHHLERVPDGIVSFGQGCEGEPLLRSVAIAKAIELIRRTRANGTINLNTNGSLPLAMQRCIDAGLQSVRVSLNSFRPETYAAYYRPIGYDLNDVFASIRIASAAGLRVSLNLLTHPGVTDDVAELEAMRAFLRTVRVDMIQTRTLNIDPEWYFETVGRPAEVVGMREAIAEMREAGVRVGNFTHTH, from the coding sequence GTGATCGGCCTGGCATACTGCGACAAGGCCGGTCGCATTTTTTACGACGAGAAGCGCGAGCCGCTGGCGGATGGCGGGATTGTCCGTCGCGTTGACGATGTGGAGTTACTGCCGGCGCCGCCGGGAGCCGTGCCGATGGTGCTGCCGGCCAGGCATCCGCGCCTTCGGGAAAGCGTTGCGCACAGGCGCCAAACGCTCGCGGTCATGCTGCCGGCCGGGTATACCCGCTTGCTGTTGCCCGCGTACGAGTGCGATGCGGACGCCCCGGCGTTGCCCTTGTTTGGCTATACATTCGCGTGCGCGATCGGCGAGCAGTTGCACGTTGCCGCGATGCGCACTGACGAAAGCGAAGACTGGCAGCCCCGCGATTTTAAACCAGGGCAGCTCGAAGATCTCGTTGAGAAGCGCCTAAAGACAGCAGAACAGAATCGCGTCCTGCGGCAACTCTCGAAATGCTCGCTTGAGTATCACTGCTTTACTGCGCAGAACGTATTTTTGGAACGTGGCGAAGCCGCATTGCCGGTTTCGCCAACCTGCAACGCGCGGTGCGTCGGCTGCATCTCCGAGCAAGAGCCGGATAGCGGCGTGCCGTCGCCGCAGGCTCGCATCGCCGAAGAGATGACCGCGCGCGAACTGGCGCAGATCGCCATTCATCATCTCGAGCGAGTACCGGACGGTATCGTTTCGTTCGGGCAAGGATGCGAGGGCGAGCCACTCTTGCGCTCGGTCGCGATCGCGAAGGCGATAGAACTCATCCGCCGCACGCGCGCGAACGGAACGATAAACCTGAACACCAACGGAAGCCTGCCGCTTGCGATGCAGCGCTGTATCGATGCCGGGCTGCAGTCGGTGCGGGTGAGCCTCAACTCCTTCAGGCCGGAAACCTACGCCGCCTATTATCGTCCGATCGGCTACGACTTGAACGACGTGTTCGCGTCAATACGAATCGCGTCGGCGGCCGGTTTGCGCGTCTCGCTCAATTTGCTGACGCACCCGGGCGTGACCGACGACGTCGCCGAGCTGGAGGCGATGCGCGCTTTCTTGCGGACGGTTAGGGTGGACATGATTCAAACGCGCACGCTCAACATCGATCCCGAATGGTATTTCGAGACAGTGGGGCGCCCGGCCGAAGTCGTCGGGATGCGCGAAGCGATCGCCGAGATGCGTGAGGCGGGCGTTCGCGTGGGCAATTTCACCCACACGCACTGA
- a CDS encoding cation:proton antiporter: MQLPLIAVLLVAGIIVGVVFPGRLTDVFGAATLYVFLPALIFEGAWRLETPMMRRMWRPIALLAIPGVLCTAGIIAVCIHYLGGVSWVSALLLGAILSATDPVAVLAIFRRLQLPPLLTTIVESEALLNDAAAVVVYRAVLASAVAATAAALWHVAWDAVLGTVLGIGCGVVIAYLLALVLRRFPSPAAYAVLTMAGGYGSYFLANRYGWSGIFAVLVFAIALRLIQTRSLSAANAAFVGKFWEGIALVANAALFFLIGAALDLTQLGPAVPIALLTLAAVFLARFAIVYGLLHLARPRLHIAWMTVVRLAGIRGALSLALALAVPVAFADRELIVDATFVVVIVTLLVGSLTIARRLKSTVYESHPG; the protein is encoded by the coding sequence ATGCAACTCCCCCTGATCGCCGTTCTGCTGGTTGCCGGAATAATCGTCGGCGTCGTCTTTCCGGGGCGGCTGACGGATGTTTTCGGCGCGGCGACGCTCTACGTGTTTTTGCCTGCGCTGATCTTTGAAGGCGCGTGGCGCTTGGAGACGCCGATGATGCGGCGCATGTGGCGCCCGATCGCGCTGCTGGCCATTCCGGGAGTGCTTTGTACTGCGGGCATCATTGCGGTCTGCATTCATTACTTGGGCGGCGTCTCGTGGGTCTCCGCATTATTGCTTGGCGCGATTCTGAGCGCGACGGATCCGGTGGCCGTGCTGGCGATTTTCCGGCGCCTGCAGCTTCCGCCGCTGCTCACGACCATTGTGGAAAGCGAGGCCTTGCTCAACGATGCCGCCGCCGTTGTCGTCTATCGCGCGGTGCTTGCCTCCGCTGTGGCGGCAACTGCTGCCGCGCTTTGGCATGTTGCTTGGGACGCAGTTTTGGGAACCGTTCTGGGAATTGGGTGCGGCGTTGTCATTGCGTATCTCTTAGCGCTAGTGCTTCGCCGGTTCCCGTCTCCGGCCGCGTATGCGGTCCTTACGATGGCCGGAGGATACGGTTCATATTTTCTGGCCAATCGCTACGGCTGGTCGGGCATTTTCGCCGTGCTCGTTTTTGCGATAGCGCTTCGCTTGATTCAGACGAGGTCACTGAGCGCGGCGAATGCGGCGTTCGTCGGTAAATTCTGGGAAGGCATCGCGCTCGTCGCCAACGCGGCGCTGTTCTTTTTGATCGGAGCGGCGCTCGACCTGACGCAATTGGGGCCGGCCGTACCTATTGCGCTGCTCACTCTCGCAGCCGTCTTTCTCGCGCGCTTTGCAATCGTCTACGGCTTGCTGCACCTAGCACGCCCGCGTTTACACATCGCTTGGATGACCGTCGTGCGGCTGGCCGGCATCCGGGGAGCCTTGTCGCTGGCGCTGGCCCTCGCCGTGCCGGTGGCATTTGCCGACCGCGAACTGATCGTCGACGCGACCTTCGTGGTCGTGATCGTGACCCTGCTGGTAGGTTCGCTGACGATTGCTAGACGGCTGAAGTCAACTGTTTATGAATCGCATCCAGGATAA
- a CDS encoding NAD-binding protein: MFVLIVGGGKVGSYLTRALVDQGHEVVIVEKSERKARMLEQLIGQNFAVIGDGCDPLVLEQAGLKRADVVIADTGDDEDNLVVCIITKKNSTSRCIARVNNPRNKMIFESLDPQDPVTVVSSTEIILDAIHKQLTSAV; this comes from the coding sequence ATGTTCGTCCTCATCGTCGGCGGGGGCAAGGTTGGATCGTATCTGACGCGCGCTTTGGTCGATCAAGGACACGAGGTCGTCATCGTCGAGAAATCGGAGCGCAAGGCGCGCATGCTCGAGCAATTGATCGGGCAGAACTTCGCCGTTATCGGGGACGGCTGCGATCCGCTGGTGCTCGAGCAGGCCGGCCTCAAACGCGCCGACGTCGTCATCGCCGACACGGGCGACGACGAGGACAACCTCGTGGTTTGCATCATTACGAAGAAAAACTCGACCTCACGCTGCATCGCGCGCGTCAACAATCCGCGCAACAAAATGATATTCGAATCGCTCGATCCGCAAGATCCGGTCACGGTCGTTTCGTCGACCGAGATTATCCTGGATGCGATTCATAAACAGTTGACTTCAGCCGTCTAG
- a CDS encoding NAD-binding protein — translation MRYLIVGCGRVGSTLAKLLDADNNEVIVVDEDPNAFKRLGQKFKGHVMVGTGIDYDVLKRAGAAQADGFIAVTNGDNRNVMAALIAQRMFHIKKIVARIYDPTRGMMYRELGIDTVCPTTTGAKMIRDVLMDAPWDTLQSFDFGAVTSLSAIVPPSDAGKRVSEFEKPGRIRIAAIRTSKSVRVPANDTILAEGDEINAIVAPEAISDFAQMFQTARVPEGVV, via the coding sequence ATGAGATACCTCATCGTCGGCTGCGGCCGCGTCGGTTCGACCCTCGCGAAGCTCCTCGACGCCGACAACAACGAAGTCATCGTCGTCGACGAAGATCCGAACGCATTCAAGCGTTTGGGACAGAAATTCAAAGGCCACGTCATGGTCGGAACCGGAATCGACTACGACGTTCTCAAGCGCGCCGGCGCCGCGCAGGCCGACGGCTTCATCGCGGTCACCAACGGCGACAATCGCAACGTCATGGCGGCGCTCATCGCGCAACGCATGTTTCACATCAAGAAGATCGTGGCGCGCATCTACGACCCCACGCGCGGCATGATGTATCGCGAGTTGGGAATCGACACGGTCTGTCCAACAACTACCGGCGCGAAGATGATCCGCGACGTTTTGATGGACGCGCCATGGGATACGCTACAGTCCTTCGATTTTGGCGCTGTGACCTCGCTGAGCGCGATCGTTCCGCCAAGCGACGCCGGTAAGCGCGTCTCCGAGTTCGAAAAACCCGGCCGCATTCGCATTGCCGCCATCCGCACGAGCAAGAGTGTGCGCGTTCCCGCCAACGACACGATTCTCGCCGAAGGGGATGAAATCAACGCGATCGTTGCGCCCGAGGCGATCAGCGACTTCGCGCAGATGTTTCAAACCGCCCGCGTTCCGGAAGGCGTCGTGTAA
- a CDS encoding Clp protease N-terminal domain-containing protein, giving the protein MFAKFSPASGRVLRAAEQECRNHNHYYIGVEHLLVALVQEPDGATSERLRNERIDVAEVHAEMRRSLGTGEDRSWEGILVTPRVRNIVSIAESKVEDRLIEPVDLLEAIEIEGGSRAADVLRRAKMRNTVPAAE; this is encoded by the coding sequence TTGTTCGCAAAATTTAGCCCGGCATCAGGCCGCGTGCTGCGCGCGGCCGAACAAGAGTGCCGCAACCACAACCACTATTACATCGGCGTCGAGCACCTGCTCGTCGCTTTGGTACAGGAACCCGACGGCGCGACTTCCGAGCGCTTACGCAACGAGAGAATAGATGTCGCCGAAGTGCACGCCGAGATGCGCCGCTCGCTCGGCACCGGAGAGGATCGCAGTTGGGAAGGCATCCTCGTAACGCCGCGCGTGCGCAACATCGTAAGCATCGCGGAGAGCAAAGTTGAAGACCGCCTGATCGAACCCGTCGATCTGCTCGAAGCGATCGAGATCGAGGGTGGAAGCCGCGCGGCCGATGTGCTGCGGCGCGCGAAGATGCGAAACACCGTTCCAGCCGCCGAGTAG
- a CDS encoding DedA family protein codes for MHEISQFFLQLVDHYGYFGLYVVMTLANVGAPVGSELVLPAAGALAATGHLSSVWLTIAVAVAGELSGQTIGYAVGRYGGRPFVERFGKYVHLGHAEIERAHSFFERWGSFAVFICRFVPFIRGVVGVPAGIAEMPLVPFYLWTFFGSLIFCAGFVLLGSSLGAHAGVVAEALRRWAIVIAAVAIVAAAIYFIVRSRSKKTTA; via the coding sequence GTGCACGAGATCTCCCAGTTTTTTCTTCAGTTGGTCGATCACTACGGCTATTTCGGCTTGTACGTCGTCATGACGCTGGCAAACGTCGGAGCTCCGGTGGGAAGTGAGCTTGTCTTGCCCGCCGCCGGTGCACTGGCCGCCACCGGTCACCTTTCGAGTGTTTGGCTGACGATTGCGGTCGCGGTCGCGGGCGAACTCTCCGGTCAAACGATCGGCTACGCGGTCGGGCGCTACGGCGGACGCCCTTTTGTAGAGCGATTCGGGAAGTACGTGCACCTGGGGCACGCGGAAATCGAACGCGCGCACAGTTTTTTTGAGCGGTGGGGCAGTTTCGCGGTCTTCATTTGCCGGTTCGTGCCGTTCATTCGCGGCGTCGTCGGCGTTCCGGCCGGCATCGCGGAGATGCCGCTGGTGCCTTTTTACCTTTGGACGTTCTTCGGTTCGCTGATCTTTTGCGCAGGGTTCGTGCTGCTCGGCAGTTCGCTCGGCGCGCATGCGGGCGTTGTAGCCGAGGCTTTGCGGCGCTGGGCGATCGTGATCGCCGCCGTCGCGATCGTTGCCGCGGCGATCTATTTCATCGTCAGAAGCCGCTCGAAGAAAACAACCGCCTAA
- a CDS encoding N(4)-(beta-N-acetylglucosaminyl)-L-asparaginase, translated as MEPVDRRTFLGAVAGATALGSLEVASTPLRVGAATRSAVFISTWPHGKPANEQAAQVYVSGGSLLDAVEKGINVTENDPEITSVGYGGLPNAEGEVELDAAIMDGTRHRAGAICNLHTIKNPISVARQVLEKTRHTTMAGAGALRFAIAMGFVPQQLLTDKALDAWLKWKNTPDHRTFWIDGENHDTIGMLGANGSHVVSGCSTSGLAWKIPGRVADSPLVGCGVFADDNAGAASATGDGDVMANYCTSARIVFQMERGLHPQEACEEVLRQMVRTNPATKQTQAAVIAITPSGEIGAAAMNAATKFQYALWRNGLSSLVDSAVVF; from the coding sequence ATGGAGCCCGTGGATCGCCGAACCTTTCTGGGAGCTGTAGCCGGCGCGACTGCGCTCGGCTCGCTCGAGGTTGCAAGCACGCCGCTACGCGTGGGCGCGGCCACTCGCAGCGCCGTCTTCATCTCGACGTGGCCGCACGGTAAGCCCGCGAATGAACAAGCCGCGCAAGTGTACGTCAGCGGCGGTTCGCTGCTCGACGCCGTCGAGAAAGGCATTAACGTAACCGAGAACGACCCGGAGATTACGAGCGTGGGGTACGGCGGATTACCGAACGCCGAGGGTGAGGTGGAGCTCGACGCGGCGATCATGGATGGCACCCGCCACCGGGCCGGTGCGATTTGCAACTTGCATACAATAAAGAACCCGATTTCGGTTGCGCGTCAGGTTTTGGAGAAAACGCGCCATACGACGATGGCCGGCGCCGGCGCGCTGCGGTTTGCGATCGCGATGGGATTTGTTCCGCAGCAACTGCTCACGGACAAGGCCCTGGACGCATGGCTGAAATGGAAGAATACGCCGGATCACCGCACCTTCTGGATCGACGGCGAGAACCACGACACGATCGGGATGCTCGGCGCGAACGGCTCGCATGTCGTCTCGGGCTGTTCGACCAGCGGACTCGCCTGGAAGATTCCGGGACGCGTGGCAGACTCGCCGCTCGTAGGCTGCGGCGTCTTCGCAGACGACAACGCCGGCGCAGCCTCCGCAACCGGCGATGGTGACGTCATGGCAAACTACTGCACCAGCGCTCGCATCGTCTTCCAAATGGAACGCGGGCTGCACCCGCAAGAGGCCTGTGAGGAAGTGCTGCGCCAGATGGTGCGTACGAATCCCGCCACTAAACAGACGCAAGCTGCGGTGATCGCAATTACACCAAGTGGGGAGATAGGCGCGGCGGCCATGAATGCCGCAACAAAATTTCAATACGCGCTCTGGCGTAATGGTTTGAGTTCGCTGGTCGATTCGGCCGTGGTGTTTTAG
- the uvrC gene encoding excinuclease ABC subunit UvrC: protein MNAPPAPLPETLGQISDSPGVYLMLDKHGDVLYIGKAVSLRNRVRSYFQESAAHTARTQAMVERVVDVRTVVVTNEVEALILEANLIKRYQPPYNVSLRDDKRYPYLKVTNEAFPRVLFTRVVKNDGARYFGPYTNAHGLRELVDLVRLVFPLRTCPEPIDGRRRRPCLQYHIKRCLAPCVGYQSEEEYDRMIEEVVLFLEGKQESLLSRLQREMVTSAESYNFEAAARLRDRIVAVRRVTESQKVVWRSRIDMDLIGLARAQGQACMEVFMVRAGKLLAQEHFILDGVADQPDAELFSQFLKQFYTARTASAPQTPGVSPLASVRTARGVESPVPLPKARADARRTSASAIPKEILVQATPSDASVIEAWLTEFKGTRVRLLLPRRGERLQYLKLAQKNAEQNLKAFLAHQEVQETAQAQALTELADALELPEPPHRIECYDVSNIQGSNAVSSMVVFQEGRAKKSDYRKFKIQYDKGPNDFAMMQETLRRRLRYLRTKTDIDVANREENGVILSGAQNARPVEGRPSEAEGRTKLIDELARKEKFNKKPDLLLIDGGKGQLSAVLEVIEEMDMTGLSVAGLAKENEWLYVPGQSEPVVLPPNSAALHLVMRIRDEAHRFAVTYHRTRRGKEMTRSAIDALAGVGPVRKKRLLTAFGSAAAIRRASVDEIAAVKGMTPALASRVKAALEKSP from the coding sequence ATGAACGCGCCGCCCGCTCCCCTCCCCGAAACGCTAGGACAGATTTCCGACTCGCCCGGCGTCTATTTGATGCTGGACAAACATGGCGACGTTCTGTACATCGGCAAGGCCGTGTCGCTACGCAATCGCGTCCGGTCCTACTTTCAGGAAAGTGCAGCGCACACCGCCCGCACGCAGGCTATGGTCGAGCGTGTCGTTGACGTGCGCACCGTCGTCGTAACCAACGAAGTCGAGGCGCTCATCCTCGAGGCGAACCTGATCAAGCGTTATCAGCCACCCTACAACGTGAGTTTGCGGGACGACAAGCGCTATCCATATTTAAAGGTAACGAACGAGGCATTTCCGCGCGTGCTTTTTACGCGCGTCGTAAAAAACGACGGCGCGCGGTATTTTGGGCCGTACACAAACGCGCATGGGCTGCGTGAACTCGTCGATCTCGTGCGGCTCGTCTTTCCGTTGCGCACCTGCCCCGAGCCAATCGACGGGCGGCGGCGCCGTCCATGCCTGCAATACCATATAAAACGCTGCTTGGCGCCGTGTGTTGGTTATCAGAGTGAAGAAGAATACGATCGGATGATCGAGGAAGTCGTGCTGTTCCTCGAGGGCAAACAAGAGTCGCTGCTTTCGCGCTTACAGCGCGAGATGGTGACCTCCGCCGAGTCGTACAACTTCGAAGCTGCCGCGCGACTTCGCGACCGCATTGTAGCCGTGCGCCGCGTTACCGAATCGCAAAAGGTCGTCTGGCGTTCGCGCATCGACATGGATCTGATCGGTCTCGCGCGTGCGCAAGGCCAGGCCTGCATGGAAGTCTTTATGGTGCGCGCCGGAAAGCTGCTGGCGCAGGAGCACTTTATTCTGGACGGCGTTGCCGACCAACCTGACGCCGAACTCTTCAGCCAGTTCCTTAAGCAGTTCTACACCGCGCGCACGGCGAGTGCGCCGCAGACGCCGGGCGTCTCGCCGCTGGCGAGTGTGCGCACCGCGCGCGGCGTCGAGTCGCCCGTGCCGCTGCCGAAAGCAAGAGCGGACGCGCGGCGTACTTCGGCGTCCGCCATTCCAAAAGAGATTCTCGTGCAAGCCACGCCTTCGGACGCCAGCGTGATCGAGGCATGGCTGACCGAGTTCAAAGGAACGCGCGTTCGCCTGCTGTTGCCGCGGCGCGGCGAGCGATTGCAATACTTGAAGCTGGCGCAGAAAAACGCCGAGCAGAACCTGAAAGCGTTTCTCGCGCACCAAGAAGTGCAGGAAACGGCGCAGGCACAGGCGCTCACCGAGCTGGCTGACGCGCTGGAACTTCCCGAGCCGCCGCACCGCATCGAGTGTTATGACGTTTCGAACATTCAGGGATCGAACGCGGTCAGTTCGATGGTCGTCTTCCAAGAAGGGCGCGCGAAAAAGAGCGACTACCGCAAGTTCAAAATTCAGTACGACAAAGGCCCGAACGATTTCGCGATGATGCAGGAGACGCTGCGCCGCCGCCTGCGGTATCTGCGCACGAAGACCGACATCGATGTAGCGAATCGAGAAGAAAACGGTGTCATCCTGAGCGGCGCGCAGAATGCGCGCCCAGTCGAAGGGCGCCCGAGCGAAGCCGAGGGCCGTACCAAGCTCATCGACGAGCTTGCGCGCAAAGAGAAGTTCAATAAGAAACCCGATCTGTTATTGATCGATGGTGGTAAAGGACAGCTCAGCGCGGTGCTGGAGGTAATCGAGGAGATGGATATGACGGGCCTCTCCGTCGCCGGCTTGGCCAAGGAAAACGAATGGCTTTACGTCCCGGGGCAATCGGAGCCGGTCGTGCTGCCGCCCAATTCCGCCGCCCTCCATCTTGTGATGCGCATCCGCGATGAGGCACATCGGTTCGCCGTCACCTATCACCGCACGCGCCGAGGAAAAGAGATGACGCGTTCGGCTATCGACGCATTGGCAGGGGTCGGTCCGGTTCGCAAGAAGCGCTTGCTGACTGCCTTTGGCTCCGCGGCGGCGATTCGCCGCGCCAGCGTGGACGAGATCGCGGCGGTAAAAGGCATGACGCCCGCTTTGGCCTCGCGAGTGAAGGCCGCATTAGAGAAGTCGCCTTAA
- a CDS encoding phage holin family protein, with protein sequence MQLLIRLLINALAFWLIAKYVPGFHMTGSFWTPIIAALIFGIVNALIRPIVLLITLPLTVVTLGLFIIIVNALMFWLVTWITPNFKVDGFVPALIGAVIMMIVSYIVSHVFAAEEGRAAA encoded by the coding sequence ATGCAACTATTGATTCGCCTGTTGATCAACGCGTTGGCTTTTTGGCTGATCGCGAAGTATGTGCCGGGATTTCACATGACCGGCAGCTTTTGGACGCCGATCATTGCTGCGCTCATCTTCGGTATCGTGAACGCGCTGATCCGCCCGATCGTACTGTTGATCACTTTGCCTCTGACGGTCGTGACGCTCGGTTTGTTCATCATCATCGTGAACGCGCTGATGTTCTGGCTGGTTACCTGGATCACGCCCAACTTTAAGGTTGACGGCTTCGTGCCGGCGCTGATCGGCGCGGTCATCATGATGATCGTATCGTACATCGTCAGCCACGTGTTCGCAGCTGAAGAAGGCCGGGCAGCCGCCTAA